A portion of the Chryseobacterium tructae genome contains these proteins:
- a CDS encoding amidohydrolase translates to MKTSDNNMSRKDFIRNSALAVAGLTLIPNIMTASPFFDEKNISAKGKLSLKNVRLETGFEYDEGEVSATKTDLFYVEVENGKISKIVPNQPNAKAIDAKGLLMLPAFKDMHIHLDKTFYGDKWQAVRKRTGGVKGMIELEQKMLPDMLKNSTFKAEKLIELLQSKGTSYARSHVNIEPTSKLQSLKNLQKALDNKKKSFGAELVAFPQHGVFYTDSVPYLKEAAKMDIDFIGGVDPFNVDGNIEKVMDFTVQLALDNKKGIDIHLHETGDSGLKTVEYLIKQVNENPSLKGKTYLSHCFILAKLDEAKQEAIAEKLAEAQIGIVSTIPFGRMIMPIPTLYKHNVTVLTGNDSIIDHWNTFGTGSVLQKANLMAQLYGYSTEFLLSRSLKLATGNILPLDDKGTQQWPKAGDKADFVLLNASCSAEAVSRISNVESLVHQGNVVF, encoded by the coding sequence ATGAAGACTTCAGACAATAATATGTCCCGCAAAGATTTTATCAGAAATTCAGCATTGGCAGTAGCAGGGCTAACTTTAATACCTAATATTATGACAGCATCTCCTTTTTTCGATGAGAAAAATATTTCAGCAAAAGGAAAATTGAGTCTTAAAAATGTTCGTTTAGAAACAGGTTTTGAATATGATGAGGGGGAAGTTTCTGCAACAAAGACAGACCTTTTTTATGTTGAAGTTGAAAACGGAAAGATTTCAAAAATTGTTCCGAACCAACCCAATGCAAAAGCTATAGATGCAAAAGGATTATTGATGCTTCCGGCCTTTAAAGATATGCACATTCATTTGGATAAGACTTTTTATGGGGATAAATGGCAGGCCGTAAGAAAAAGAACTGGTGGCGTAAAGGGAATGATTGAGCTGGAGCAGAAAATGCTTCCCGACATGTTGAAAAATTCAACATTCAAAGCTGAAAAATTGATTGAATTATTGCAATCAAAAGGGACATCTTATGCAAGGAGTCATGTGAATATTGAACCTACTTCAAAACTTCAGTCATTAAAAAATCTACAGAAAGCTTTAGACAATAAAAAGAAAAGCTTTGGAGCCGAATTAGTAGCTTTCCCACAACATGGTGTATTTTATACCGACTCAGTTCCTTATCTGAAGGAGGCTGCGAAAATGGATATAGATTTTATTGGCGGAGTAGATCCCTTTAATGTAGATGGAAATATTGAAAAAGTAATGGATTTTACAGTTCAATTAGCTCTGGATAATAAAAAAGGAATAGATATCCATTTGCATGAAACCGGAGATTCCGGGTTGAAAACAGTAGAGTATCTTATTAAACAAGTGAATGAAAATCCTTCTTTAAAAGGAAAAACTTATCTGAGCCACTGTTTTATACTGGCAAAGCTGGATGAAGCAAAACAAGAAGCTATTGCCGAAAAACTAGCAGAAGCACAAATAGGAATTGTTTCAACCATTCCTTTCGGAAGAATGATTATGCCAATTCCGACTTTATATAAGCATAATGTAACGGTGCTGACAGGAAATGATAGTATTATAGACCATTGGAATACTTTCGGAACCGGAAGTGTCCTTCAGAAAGCCAATTTAATGGCGCAACTGTACGGATATTCAACAGAATTTTTATTATCAAGAAGCTTAAAACTGGCAACAGGAAATATCCTTCCGTTAGATGATAAAGGAACTCAGCAATGGCCTAAAGCAGGCGATAAAGCAGATTTTGTCCTGTTGAATGCAAGCTGTTCTGCTGAAGCAGTATCAAGAATTTCAAATGTGGAATCATTGGTACACCAGGGAAATGTCGTTTTTTAA
- a CDS encoding ankyrin repeat domain-containing protein, which produces MKKILVFLLAFGSLSACQEKSGDFPNEEIMQEKDIINQVKKNNISAVKSALENGTDVNTRDQKGRSLLLIATIEKHAEMAKLLVSYKADVNLQDDQLDSSFLYAGASGQTELVKLYLENGARFDLFNRYNGTALIPACERGHVETVKVLVKTKGFPINHVNKLGWTALMEAVILGNGTQKYQEIVQILKDNGADLTIPDHAGKTPLQHAESLGFDEIALILKS; this is translated from the coding sequence ATGAAGAAAATATTGGTATTTCTTTTAGCATTCGGAAGTCTGAGTGCCTGTCAGGAGAAATCTGGTGATTTTCCAAACGAAGAGATCATGCAGGAAAAAGACATCATTAATCAGGTAAAGAAAAATAATATTTCTGCCGTAAAATCTGCGCTGGAAAATGGAACAGATGTGAATACCCGAGACCAAAAAGGACGTTCCTTGCTGCTCATTGCAACCATTGAGAAACATGCTGAAATGGCTAAATTATTGGTTTCCTATAAAGCGGATGTCAATCTTCAGGATGATCAGTTAGACAGTTCATTTTTATACGCCGGAGCAAGTGGACAAACGGAATTGGTGAAATTATATTTGGAAAATGGAGCCCGTTTCGATTTGTTCAACCGTTACAATGGAACTGCTTTAATTCCTGCCTGTGAACGCGGACATGTAGAAACTGTGAAAGTTTTGGTGAAAACAAAAGGCTTTCCAATCAATCATGTAAACAAATTAGGATGGACAGCTTTAATGGAAGCGGTAATCCTTGGAAACGGAACTCAAAAATATCAAGAAATTGTACAGATATTGAAGGATAACGGAGCCGATCTTACGATTCCTGATCATGCAGGCAAAACCCCTTTACAACATGCGGAATCATTAGGATTTGATGAAATTGCTTTGATCCTAAAATCATAA
- a CDS encoding helix-turn-helix domain-containing protein, whose translation MSYHTDHFPILGIQEFSENQLKGCNLLFNELYGARSIDDPHKHDFFIINLFEHGVGSHTIDFTEYQVKDHQIHLVFPDQVHQWVIEKETVGYQLMISRDWFESFLPSLRFSASYYQNHPVINLSQDVFKTFLYEFQAIQKELSGEKVFWELIQKRSELIGLLVSKTVEGAFKDFEVYHSNPIISKFLHLIDEHFRTERSVSFYADKLNISANYLNIVCKKNLNASASSLIQDRILLEAKRLLKVSEMSVKDIVYDLGFYDHASFSKFFKMQTGMTPSQFKE comes from the coding sequence GTGAGTTATCATACAGATCATTTTCCCATCTTGGGAATTCAGGAGTTTAGCGAGAACCAGCTTAAAGGCTGTAATTTGCTGTTCAATGAACTCTACGGAGCACGTTCCATTGATGATCCTCATAAACATGACTTTTTTATCATCAATCTTTTTGAGCATGGCGTGGGTTCCCATACCATAGATTTCACAGAATATCAGGTAAAAGATCATCAGATTCATCTTGTTTTTCCCGATCAGGTACATCAATGGGTGATTGAAAAGGAAACAGTAGGCTATCAATTGATGATCAGCAGAGATTGGTTTGAAAGCTTTTTGCCTTCATTAAGGTTTTCAGCTTCTTATTATCAGAATCATCCGGTCATCAACCTTTCTCAGGATGTTTTTAAAACATTTTTATACGAGTTTCAGGCCATTCAAAAAGAATTGAGTGGTGAAAAAGTATTTTGGGAACTGATCCAAAAGAGAAGCGAGCTGATTGGTTTATTGGTGAGTAAAACTGTGGAAGGTGCTTTCAAAGATTTTGAAGTATATCATTCAAATCCGATTATTTCCAAATTTCTGCATCTGATTGATGAGCATTTCAGAACAGAAAGATCAGTGTCTTTTTATGCGGACAAGTTGAATATATCAGCTAATTATCTGAATATTGTCTGTAAAAAGAATCTCAATGCTTCTGCTTCCTCCCTTATTCAGGATCGTATTTTACTGGAAGCGAAGCGTCTTTTGAAAGTCTCGGAAATGTCTGTAAAAGATATTGTATATGATCTTGGGTTCTATGATCATGCCAGTTTTTCGAAATTCTTTAAAATGCAAACGGGAATGACACCTTCTCAATTCAAGGAATAA
- a CDS encoding amidohydrolase, with protein sequence MQFPYQLTAKGNYSLKNVRLETGFEYENEEVIGTKTGLFSIEIEDGKIKSVKTNDPSSKAIDAKGYLMLPAFRDMHIHLDKTWYGLPWQALSSKRKTVKDMIAYEQEIIPELLKTSVERAEQLISLQQHYGTHFARTHFNIDPTSGLKSLENLEQALQNKKDSFKAELVAFPQHGVYYTETAPLMKEVAKLKSVAFIGGVDPLSIDGSIEKVMDFTVQLALDHNKGIDIHLHEVGESGMKTINYLIDKAIENPALQGKTFVSHAFALAHLSPKEAEEISERLAAGKVGIASSVPFKKTIMPIPTMKKHGVNVLIGNDNVQDFWSTFGSGSMLQKANLIAELYGYATEFALSRALQFATQSIVPLDDKGKQQWPKAGDEAAIVLADASCSAEAVSRMSKIQALMHDGNLFWRS encoded by the coding sequence ATGCAATTTCCCTATCAATTAACTGCAAAAGGAAACTATTCCCTTAAAAATGTGCGCCTGGAAACAGGTTTTGAATACGAAAATGAAGAGGTTATCGGAACAAAGACAGGCCTTTTCAGTATAGAAATTGAAGATGGAAAGATTAAATCGGTAAAGACGAACGATCCTTCTTCCAAAGCAATTGATGCTAAAGGATATCTGATGCTTCCTGCTTTCAGGGATATGCATATTCATCTGGATAAAACATGGTATGGCCTTCCTTGGCAGGCACTCTCTTCTAAAAGAAAAACGGTAAAGGATATGATCGCCTATGAACAGGAAATCATTCCTGAGTTGCTAAAAACCTCAGTAGAGAGAGCAGAACAGTTGATCAGCCTTCAACAGCATTACGGAACTCATTTTGCAAGAACCCACTTCAATATTGATCCTACTTCAGGATTAAAATCATTAGAGAATTTAGAACAGGCTCTTCAGAACAAAAAAGATTCCTTTAAAGCAGAATTGGTTGCTTTCCCACAACATGGAGTCTACTATACAGAAACAGCTCCTTTAATGAAAGAAGTTGCAAAACTAAAAAGTGTAGCTTTTATTGGTGGAGTAGATCCGTTAAGTATTGATGGAAGCATCGAAAAAGTAATGGATTTTACAGTTCAGTTAGCACTGGATCATAATAAAGGAATTGATATTCATCTGCATGAAGTAGGAGAATCCGGAATGAAAACCATCAATTATCTTATCGATAAAGCGATTGAAAATCCTGCCCTTCAAGGAAAGACCTTTGTAAGCCATGCATTTGCTTTAGCTCATCTTTCGCCAAAAGAGGCAGAAGAAATCTCAGAAAGACTGGCTGCAGGAAAAGTAGGAATTGCATCTTCTGTACCTTTTAAAAAGACAATCATGCCAATCCCGACAATGAAAAAGCATGGTGTAAACGTTTTGATCGGGAATGATAATGTACAGGATTTCTGGAGTACTTTCGGATCCGGAAGTATGTTACAGAAAGCTAATCTGATTGCAGAACTCTATGGCTATGCCACTGAGTTTGCTCTATCGAGAGCATTACAGTTTGCGACTCAAAGTATTGTTCCTTTGGATGATAAAGGAAAACAACAATGGCCTAAAGCAGGTGATGAGGCCGCAATTGTTTTGGCAGATGCTTCATGTTCAGCAGAAGCCGTTTCCAGAATGTCTAAAATACAAGCCCTGATGCATGACGGGAATCTGTTCTGGAGGAGTTAA